A window of Sphingobium herbicidovorans contains these coding sequences:
- a CDS encoding heparinase II/III family protein — translation MSDRRRIPRPSIPDSGGSEPADDEIEQGKRLIRVADDKGLSLAERIANRFYLMSWKTPIHGRRLKGKYPLKLLAVPDDEIPGDPKAGQAIRAGYFLFRGLKQPVGTLTFERMTMIPAFADYLHSFAWLRDLASAATREQGAPIAEAVLRKWLEVHSDTPSEPAWRADNAGWRLLFWSAHAPFILSSSDLVYRSLVLNCIARTARHLDRGADKAPLGLPRLVAWGGIVAASMLLPGGAARKIFGEAGLKRALENAVHGDGGIVSRSPVDQLEAIMLLAMVRAVYDVRREQVPPFITEALGRMVPALLGLSHGDGGLGSWQGAGAIDPATIEAVVRASRVRARPLRQASDWGYQRLVAGATIVQVDAAPPPVARLADAGCASTTAIEISDGPQRLIVNCGGAALSGAWMPDGLAQALRTTAAHSTLVLDDSNSTALLPDGTLGRGVTEVELHRQEQESGSRIEISHDGYVRRMGYVHRRLLLVSSDGKEIRGEDMLTPASRRRKPAKLPAQLRFHLAPGVEPTATADGMGALLRIDLGAIWQFRANMGKLTIEESLWVDSEGRPHESRQLVITAEALPGGSTVGWLFKRVG, via the coding sequence GTGAGCGACAGAAGGCGCATCCCCCGCCCCTCGATCCCGGACTCGGGCGGATCAGAACCCGCCGACGATGAAATCGAGCAGGGCAAGCGGCTCATCCGCGTCGCGGATGACAAGGGCCTGTCGCTGGCGGAACGGATCGCCAACCGCTTTTACCTGATGAGCTGGAAAACGCCGATCCATGGACGGCGGCTCAAGGGCAAATATCCGCTGAAGCTGCTGGCCGTGCCGGATGACGAGATACCGGGCGATCCCAAGGCTGGTCAGGCGATCCGGGCGGGTTACTTCCTCTTTCGCGGGCTGAAACAGCCGGTCGGAACGCTGACTTTCGAGCGGATGACAATGATCCCCGCCTTCGCGGATTATCTGCACAGCTTCGCCTGGTTACGGGATCTGGCTTCGGCGGCGACGCGCGAGCAAGGGGCACCGATCGCCGAGGCCGTGCTGCGCAAATGGCTGGAGGTGCATTCCGACACGCCGAGCGAGCCTGCCTGGCGCGCCGACAACGCGGGCTGGCGGCTCCTCTTCTGGTCGGCCCACGCGCCGTTCATCCTGTCGTCGAGCGACCTCGTCTACCGATCGCTGGTGCTCAACTGCATCGCGCGCACAGCCCGCCACCTTGATCGCGGGGCGGACAAGGCTCCGCTTGGCTTACCCCGCCTTGTCGCCTGGGGCGGGATCGTTGCGGCGTCGATGCTGTTGCCGGGCGGCGCTGCACGCAAGATTTTCGGTGAGGCGGGCCTCAAGCGGGCACTCGAGAACGCGGTTCATGGCGATGGCGGCATCGTATCGCGATCGCCGGTGGACCAGTTAGAGGCCATCATGCTGCTTGCGATGGTGCGGGCGGTTTATGATGTGCGCCGCGAACAGGTGCCCCCTTTCATCACGGAAGCGTTGGGCCGGATGGTTCCGGCACTGCTCGGCCTTTCCCACGGCGATGGCGGGCTTGGCAGCTGGCAGGGGGCTGGCGCCATCGATCCCGCCACCATCGAAGCGGTCGTCCGCGCCAGCCGGGTCCGCGCCCGGCCGCTACGGCAGGCGAGCGACTGGGGCTATCAGCGGCTGGTCGCTGGCGCGACCATCGTCCAGGTCGATGCCGCGCCCCCGCCGGTAGCAAGGCTGGCCGATGCCGGATGCGCCTCCACCACCGCGATCGAGATCAGCGACGGCCCGCAGCGGCTGATCGTCAATTGCGGCGGCGCAGCGCTGAGCGGCGCATGGATGCCCGACGGACTGGCGCAGGCGCTGCGTACCACCGCAGCGCACAGCACATTGGTGCTGGACGACAGCAACTCCACGGCACTGCTGCCAGACGGGACATTGGGACGGGGCGTGACCGAGGTTGAGCTGCACCGGCAAGAGCAGGAAAGCGGCAGCCGCATCGAAATCAGCCATGACGGCTATGTCCGGCGCATGGGCTATGTCCACCGCCGACTGCTGCTGGTCAGCAGCGACGGCAAGGAGATTCGGGGCGAGGATATGCTCACCCCTGCGTCGCGTCGCCGCAAGCCGGCCAAGCTACCCGCGCAGCTGCGTTTTCACCTGGCTCCCGGGGTCGAGCCTACCGCTACCGCCGACGGCATGGGCGCGCTGCTCCGCATCGACCTGGGCGCGATATGGCAATTCCGTGCCAATATGGGCAAGCTGACGATCGAGGAAAGCCTTTGGGTGGACAGCGAGGGGCGGCCCCATGAAAGCCGACAGCTCGTCATCACCGCAGAGGCTTTGCCCGGCGGTTCGACGGTCGGCTGGCTGTTCAAGCGGGTGGGGTAA